In the genome of Shewanella glacialimarina, one region contains:
- a CDS encoding ABC transporter permease, whose translation MFFYYCDLAWRSIRKTPMLSMLMVLAISIGIGITITTLNVYKTMSYNPAGERSEMINSVQLWSQGLDTWDEFSSNITYMDAMILRNNVELELKAATFRTGLALQSDNPKIEPVLNSVRVTDRDFFKIFSVPFLYGSYWDASVDLRPAYQVVISQKLNLRFFEGKNSVGKTVFLNRKPYQIVGVIEDWNPQPKYYDPLNGAFNEAEEIFIPFSLTPQEEFEVWGNTNGWRTEPMLTYNDRLVSEKIWIQFWTELNTVEQKQSYQEWLTRYVEQQRAIGRFTDTAKTIPELVQISDVAKWLEDNNVVHKDTKILVGLSLMFLSVCLVNILGLLLTKFLKRAPEVGVRRAIGASRRQIFSQYMVEVGMIGFIGGVIGLLWAWGSLTALHAYFEVDQSLTGLDASMWFITPLIAISTAVLAGVYPAWVVCRTKPSVYLKAQ comes from the coding sequence ATGTTTTTTTACTATTGTGATTTAGCGTGGCGAAGTATTCGAAAAACACCGATGTTATCGATGTTAATGGTATTAGCGATTTCAATTGGTATTGGTATTACCATTACTACTTTAAACGTTTATAAAACCATGTCTTATAACCCGGCAGGCGAACGCAGCGAGATGATTAACTCGGTTCAGCTGTGGAGCCAAGGCTTAGATACCTGGGATGAGTTTAGCTCTAACATTACCTATATGGATGCAATGATCTTACGCAATAATGTAGAGCTTGAATTGAAAGCAGCGACGTTTCGTACCGGCTTAGCACTGCAGTCGGACAACCCCAAAATCGAGCCGGTATTAAATAGTGTGCGGGTGACCGATAGGGACTTTTTTAAGATTTTTTCAGTGCCATTTCTATATGGCAGCTACTGGGATGCCAGCGTTGATTTACGCCCAGCTTACCAAGTTGTAATTAGTCAAAAACTGAACTTACGCTTTTTTGAAGGTAAAAACAGTGTCGGTAAAACCGTATTTTTAAACCGCAAACCTTATCAAATTGTTGGGGTAATTGAAGACTGGAATCCACAGCCCAAATATTATGACCCACTAAACGGCGCGTTTAATGAGGCTGAAGAAATCTTCATTCCATTTTCATTAACGCCGCAAGAAGAGTTTGAAGTGTGGGGTAATACCAATGGTTGGAGAACTGAACCCATGCTGACGTATAACGATAGATTAGTGTCAGAAAAAATATGGATTCAATTTTGGACCGAACTTAACACTGTGGAACAAAAGCAAAGTTATCAAGAATGGCTAACTCGTTATGTTGAGCAGCAGCGCGCTATAGGTCGATTTACCGATACCGCTAAAACAATCCCAGAATTGGTGCAAATTAGCGACGTGGCTAAATGGCTCGAAGACAATAATGTAGTACATAAAGACACCAAAATTTTAGTCGGATTAAGCTTGATGTTTTTAAGTGTGTGCTTGGTGAATATTCTCGGGCTGTTGCTTACCAAGTTTTTAAAGCGAGCCCCAGAAGTGGGTGTTAGACGGGCTATTGGTGCCAGCCGCAGACAGATTTTCAGTCAATACATGGTTGAAGTCGGCATGATTGGCTTTATTGGTGGGGTGATTGGTCTGTTATGGGCATGGGGGTCATTAACTGCGTTGCATGCTTATTTCGAAGTAGATCAAAGTTTGACAGGGCTTGATGCCAGTATGTGGTTTATCACCCCGCTTATTGCGATTTCTACCGCGGTATTAGCGGGTGTATACCCTGCGTGGGTGGTGTGTCGCACTAAACCTAGCGTGTATTTAAAAGCCCAATAA